A window from Mya arenaria isolate MELC-2E11 chromosome 9, ASM2691426v1 encodes these proteins:
- the LOC128202668 gene encoding transmembrane protein 185B-like — translation MVNLQNLFQDFNPSKFVIFACLLIFSLLFSLRLDNTIQWSYWVVFTPIWIWKFLVISGSIVGSYVWFRYPRYRLEGDSFVQYKAMVITTSLHLMLLVFDILACDNLQTEAHSWMFVFIPLMFMSIVAIGFCVWAIKNERSFELELFCSVNILQFIFLALRLDNVIQWSWVIVFIPIWIVMCISMIGVIYAIILAILLSRSPEIIRDQRRGNLTMAIGYSLLVIPMLIFEVLLANRLDGDNHFKYSAITVPLFISLFTLTLLSFGAKGGNHWWFGIRKDFCQFLLRLCPCLQEYGNISYTSPQSSSDSVNTPEDSATPTKQKLKKVPIEDQQKVVMPIVSIDMPD, via the exons caaatttgtcatatttgcCTGCCTACTGATTTTCTCCCTGCTGTTCTCTCTTCGCCTTGACAACACGATACAATGGAGTTACTGGGTTGTGTTCACCCCAATTTGGATTTGGAAGTTCTTGGTCATATCTGGGTCCATTGTTGGAAGTTACGTTTGGTTCCGATATCCACGATACAG GCTGGAAGGTGACAGTTTTGTACAATACAAAGCCATGGTCATTACCACAAGTCTTCACCTGATGTTACTTGTTTTCGACATTCTTGCGTGTGACAACCTACAAACAGAGGCACACTCGTGGATGTTTGTATTTATCCCACTCATGTTTATGTCCATTGTGGCCATTGGCTTCTGCGTCTGGGCTATCAAGAATGAGAGGTCTTTTGAG ctGGAGTTGTTTTGCTCTGTGAACATTCTACAATTCATATTCCTTGCTCTGAGACTGGACAATGTCATTCAGTGGAGCTGGGTG ATTGTGTTTATACCAATATGGATAGTGATGTGCATATCAATGATCGGAGTGATCTATGCCATAATTCTGGCCATTCTCCTGTCACGATCCCCCGAAATCATCCGAGATCAGCGACGCGGAAATCTCACCATGGCCATTGGATACTCACTCCTAGTCATTCCCATGCTTATATTTGAG GTGTTGCTGGCCAACCGTCTTGATGGAGACAACCATTTCAAGTACTCTGCCATCACAGTGCCACTGTTTATCAGTCTCTTTACACTCACATTATTGTCATTTGGAGCAAAGGGGGGAAACCACT GGTGGTTTGGAATAAGAAAAGACTTCTGCCAGTTTTTACTGAGGCTGTGTCCCTGTCTGCAGGAATATGGGAACATTTCCTACACATCGCCCCAGTCTAGTTCAGACTCTGTCAACACCCCGGAGGATTCTGCCACGCCCACAAAACAGAAACTCAAAAAGGTTCCCATAGAGGATCAACAGAAGGTGGTCATGCCAATAGTTTCTATTGATATGCCTGACTGA